From the Vibrio metoecus genome, one window contains:
- the gspM gene encoding type II secretion system protein GspM: protein MRSRWQTMEKQFSALSPREKGLIALCGVVVVVLSLWVGLIEPALKQSEARQLQVQTLTSSNQVLQGEIMALQAKLARNPDQELDVELSQLTLQSQEISLQLAEQITAMVAPSEMPNLLENVLRQGQQLKLVSLESLPAEPIVRSKETNVESEYYLHPVRMEFTGSYFAIRDYLQTLEALPVKYYWRRFQYQVENYPQARVILEVYTLGSREEFIGG from the coding sequence ATGAGATCACGTTGGCAAACGATGGAAAAACAGTTTTCCGCGCTTTCACCGCGTGAAAAAGGGTTGATTGCGCTTTGTGGTGTCGTGGTGGTGGTGCTGTCATTGTGGGTGGGGTTGATTGAGCCTGCATTGAAGCAAAGTGAAGCGCGCCAATTACAAGTTCAAACCTTGACTTCTAGCAATCAGGTGTTGCAAGGAGAAATCATGGCGTTGCAAGCAAAGCTCGCAAGGAACCCAGATCAGGAATTGGATGTTGAGTTATCACAGTTGACGCTACAAAGTCAGGAAATCTCATTGCAATTGGCTGAGCAGATCACGGCGATGGTGGCACCTTCAGAGATGCCGAATTTATTGGAAAATGTACTCAGACAGGGTCAACAACTGAAATTGGTATCGCTAGAGTCCTTGCCTGCTGAACCTATCGTGCGTTCGAAAGAAACCAATGTGGAATCGGAATATTATTTGCATCCAGTACGAATGGAGTTTACGGGATCTTACTTCGCCATTCGTGACTATTTGCAAACCTTAGAAGCGTTACCTGTGAAATATTATTGGCGCCGTTTTCAGTATCAAGTGGAAAACTACCCACAGGCTCGGGTGATCCTAGAAGTCTATACTTTGGGCAGTCGAGAGGAGTTTATCGGTGGTTAA